The following proteins are encoded in a genomic region of Natrinema sp. DC36:
- the engB gene encoding GTP-binding protein EngB: protein MFDTRPNRGAEMALVGRSNVGKSTLMRELTGHSFDTGGKPGVTRSPNHYDWAPEDFVITDLPGFGFMSGVDEEHREQIKTDIVHYLEEYADNVLVAILVVDGKSVIDIIDRHSGPDEIPYDVEMFHFLRDLDVPTIVAVNKMDKVDDEDERLDALCDRLGLYPPWKQWQDTIAPISAKKGQLEPLNEAVRSHLHEQNRDDLFKFF from the coding sequence ATGTTCGATACTCGCCCCAACCGAGGGGCCGAAATGGCCCTCGTCGGCCGCTCGAACGTGGGCAAATCCACGCTCATGCGCGAGCTGACCGGCCACAGCTTCGACACCGGCGGCAAACCCGGCGTCACCCGCTCGCCCAACCACTACGACTGGGCCCCCGAGGACTTCGTCATCACCGACCTCCCCGGCTTCGGCTTCATGAGCGGCGTCGACGAGGAGCACCGCGAGCAGATCAAGACCGACATCGTTCACTACCTCGAGGAGTACGCCGACAACGTCCTCGTCGCGATTCTCGTCGTCGACGGCAAGAGCGTCATCGACATCATCGACCGCCACTCCGGACCCGACGAGATCCCCTACGACGTCGAGATGTTCCACTTCCTGCGCGATCTCGACGTCCCGACGATCGTCGCCGTCAACAAGATGGACAAGGTCGACGACGAGGACGAGCGCCTCGACGCCCTCTGCGACCGCCTCGGCCTCTACCCGCCCTGGAAGCAGTGGCAGGACACTATCGCCCCCATCAGCGCGAAGAAGGGGCAACTCGAGCCGCTGAACGAGGCCGTCCGGAGCCACCTGCACGAGCAGAACAGGGACGATCTGTTCAAATTCTTCTGA
- the ddh gene encoding D-2-hydroxyacid dehydrogenase: MRTQLESPVDSLGIHESVRDVFPPEELATHLTDLPIEVEVIDDDGIAGCDAVVTLEYREAFLDLEWVHSIQAGVDRFPFDDLEERGVVLTNSTGIHDRTVGETVAGYLLTFARRLHDHVANQRERRWERPAWNEAFTLPGSTACVVGTGTLGRGVAETLGALGVRVTGVRRSDDPVPGFDEIYANDRLFEAIADAEFVIVTVPLTDETHHLFDAETFDAMRDDAYFVNVARGPVVDEPALIDALEADSLAGAALDVFEEEPLPEDSPLWELDEVLISPHCAAYTRDYFRDVGDIVRENVHRIEDDEALHNRVV, from the coding sequence ATGCGTACCCAACTCGAGTCGCCGGTCGACAGTCTGGGCATCCACGAGTCGGTCCGCGACGTCTTTCCGCCGGAGGAGCTCGCGACGCACCTCACCGATCTCCCGATCGAGGTCGAGGTCATCGACGACGACGGGATCGCGGGCTGCGACGCGGTCGTCACCCTCGAGTACCGGGAGGCGTTCCTCGATCTGGAGTGGGTCCACTCGATTCAGGCGGGAGTCGACAGATTTCCGTTTGACGACCTCGAGGAACGCGGCGTCGTCCTCACGAATAGCACGGGCATTCACGACCGAACCGTCGGCGAGACGGTCGCGGGCTACCTGCTCACGTTCGCTCGGCGGCTCCACGACCACGTCGCGAACCAGCGGGAACGCCGGTGGGAGCGACCGGCGTGGAACGAAGCGTTCACGCTCCCCGGGTCGACGGCCTGCGTCGTCGGAACAGGCACGCTCGGTCGCGGTGTCGCGGAAACGCTGGGCGCGCTCGGGGTCCGCGTGACGGGGGTCCGGCGCTCCGACGATCCGGTTCCCGGTTTCGACGAGATCTACGCGAACGACCGGTTGTTCGAAGCGATCGCTGACGCCGAGTTCGTGATCGTTACCGTGCCGCTGACCGACGAGACGCATCACCTCTTCGACGCCGAGACGTTCGACGCCATGCGCGACGATGCGTACTTCGTGAACGTCGCTCGAGGGCCGGTCGTCGACGAACCGGCGCTGATCGACGCCCTCGAGGCGGATTCGCTCGCGGGAGCGGCGCTGGACGTTTTCGAGGAGGAGCCGCTACCCGAGGACTCGCCGCTCTGGGAGCTAGACGAGGTACTCATCTCACCGCACTGCGCCGCGTACACGCGAGACTACTTCCGAGATGTGGGCGATATCGTCCGTGAGAACGTCCACCGAATCGAGGACGACGAGGCGCTTCACAACCGAGTCGTCTGA
- a CDS encoding YfcE family phosphodiesterase: MTRIAIVSDTHVPTREPELPAWVVTEIEAADHTIHAGDFESFGAYEQFVDLTGGELTAVRGNVDPATLDAPTTATLEVDGVTFVVTHGDGSSGDWRERVVETAREKAGAEADTNLVAVAGHTHAVVDETVAFDESRPADEGRAAGRIRVLNPGSATGAAPTTRETMFVATVADGDVTVELRTG, from the coding sequence ATGACGCGTATCGCGATCGTTTCCGACACCCACGTGCCCACTCGAGAGCCGGAGCTTCCCGCGTGGGTCGTCACCGAGATCGAGGCGGCCGATCACACCATCCACGCGGGCGACTTCGAGTCGTTCGGAGCCTACGAGCAGTTCGTCGACCTCACGGGCGGCGAGTTGACGGCCGTTCGAGGCAACGTGGATCCGGCGACGCTCGACGCGCCGACGACGGCCACCCTCGAGGTTGACGGCGTGACGTTCGTCGTCACCCACGGCGACGGATCGTCGGGCGACTGGCGGGAGCGAGTCGTCGAGACGGCCCGCGAGAAAGCGGGCGCGGAGGCCGACACGAATCTCGTCGCCGTCGCCGGTCACACCCACGCGGTGGTCGACGAGACCGTCGCGTTCGACGAGTCCCGTCCGGCCGACGAGGGCCGCGCCGCCGGTCGCATCCGGGTACTCAATCCGGGGAGCGCCACCGGCGCTGCACCCACGACTCGCGAGACGATGTTCGTCGCGACCGTCGCCGACGGGGACGTGACCGTCGAGTTACGAACCGGGTGA
- a CDS encoding ribbon-helix-helix protein, CopG family — protein MTQRVTVSLDDDSAAALETLVAETGNGQSEVVRRALTFYAANFEAANERPSENLERYYRMLSSGEHVLLDIDFLHAFLEHCYAGGDPDPAFVEAADRVSDYHAREYEARFEEVGDLLEWLSFCGFLDVREEGEGVYHLVFPSEAVRWFMTRFIERSTVELPTEIELEGGVSKVIVTERAAD, from the coding sequence ATGACACAGCGCGTAACGGTATCGCTCGACGACGACTCGGCCGCGGCCCTCGAGACGCTGGTCGCCGAGACGGGCAACGGACAGAGCGAGGTCGTCCGCCGCGCGCTCACCTTCTACGCGGCGAACTTCGAGGCGGCCAACGAACGGCCGAGCGAGAACCTCGAGCGGTACTACCGGATGCTCTCCTCGGGGGAGCACGTCCTGCTCGATATCGACTTCCTGCACGCCTTCCTCGAGCACTGCTACGCCGGCGGCGATCCCGATCCGGCGTTCGTCGAGGCGGCCGATCGGGTCTCCGACTACCACGCCCGCGAGTACGAGGCCCGATTCGAGGAAGTCGGCGACCTGCTCGAGTGGCTCTCCTTCTGTGGCTTCCTCGATGTCCGCGAGGAGGGCGAGGGCGTCTACCACCTCGTCTTTCCCTCGGAGGCCGTTCGCTGGTTCATGACCCGGTTCATCGAGCGAAGCACCGTCGAGTTGCCGACGGAGATCGAACTCGAGGGCGGCGTCTCGAAGGTGATCGTCACCGAACGGGCGGCCGACTGA
- a CDS encoding hydantoinase/oxoprolinase family protein, with translation MTDSNAHDSNADASMDTNESTGDGNTRIGVDVGGTFTDVALSVDDRLVTAKVPTTDDQHVGVLEGIDKACDRAGIAPSEIDGFAHAMTVSVNALLERDGAKTALVTTEGFRDVLEIGRQDRPDLYDLEAEKPDPLVPRELRFEVDERTTTEGVERSVDADAVRDIAATLRERDVEAVAVCLLHAYADPDNERAVAETLREELAVPISASHEVLAEFREFERTSTTAVDAYLRPAIDGYVGRLVEEADAAGIPAPWIMQANGGIADPETVREHAVTTTLSGPAAGVVGAAATVDDADVEGLVTFDMGGTSSDVSLVRDGRAERTTDAEVDGIPIRTPMVDVNTVGAGGSSVAWVDPGGALRVGPRSAGAQPGPACYGRGGTEPTVTDAAVVLGYIGPDTALGGELTLDVDAARDALEGLADEAGLEDALEAARGVYRVANATMTRTIRSVTVERGHDPREFALVAFGGAGPMHAAALADSLSVDRVVVPRPSGVLSAFGLLAADESYDAARTVGADLRAADPADLEGVYDDLVADVLADASDPDAARVERAADCRYAGQSFELTVAVDDEFDADEVAERFHDAHERAYGYAMDDSIEIVTLRATATVPGSEPTVRYDGAGDDIIGTRRVHFADGARSATVFDRDRLAPGATVSGPAILEQAESTTVIPPAWTGDVLADGTLVLTRASDTAEGHQ, from the coding sequence ATGACAGATTCAAACGCACACGACTCGAACGCGGACGCATCGATGGATACCAACGAATCGACGGGGGACGGTAACACGCGCATCGGTGTCGACGTCGGCGGCACGTTCACCGACGTGGCGCTCTCCGTCGACGACCGGCTCGTCACCGCGAAAGTGCCGACGACCGACGACCAGCACGTCGGCGTCCTCGAGGGAATCGACAAGGCCTGCGACCGCGCCGGGATCGCGCCGAGCGAGATCGACGGCTTCGCGCACGCGATGACCGTCTCCGTCAACGCCCTGCTCGAGCGCGACGGCGCGAAGACGGCGCTCGTGACGACCGAGGGCTTTCGCGACGTCCTCGAGATCGGCCGCCAGGACCGACCCGATCTCTACGACCTCGAGGCCGAGAAGCCCGACCCGCTGGTCCCTCGCGAACTGCGGTTCGAAGTCGACGAACGGACGACGACCGAGGGAGTCGAGCGGTCGGTCGACGCCGACGCGGTCCGCGACATCGCAGCAACCCTGCGCGAGCGCGATGTCGAAGCGGTCGCTGTCTGCCTGCTGCACGCGTACGCCGATCCGGATAACGAGCGAGCCGTCGCCGAGACGCTGCGCGAGGAGCTCGCGGTGCCGATATCCGCGTCCCACGAGGTGCTCGCCGAGTTCCGCGAGTTCGAGCGGACGTCCACGACGGCCGTCGACGCCTACCTCCGACCGGCCATCGACGGCTACGTCGGCCGGCTGGTCGAGGAAGCCGACGCGGCGGGGATCCCGGCACCGTGGATCATGCAGGCCAACGGCGGTATCGCAGACCCCGAAACGGTTCGCGAGCACGCCGTGACGACGACGCTCTCGGGGCCGGCCGCCGGCGTCGTCGGCGCTGCGGCGACCGTCGACGACGCCGACGTCGAGGGGCTCGTCACCTTCGACATGGGCGGCACCTCGAGCGACGTGAGTCTCGTCCGGGACGGGCGAGCGGAGCGGACGACCGACGCCGAGGTGGACGGAATACCGATCCGGACGCCGATGGTCGACGTGAACACCGTCGGCGCGGGCGGTAGCTCCGTCGCCTGGGTCGATCCCGGCGGCGCGCTCCGGGTCGGCCCGCGCTCTGCGGGCGCCCAGCCCGGTCCCGCCTGCTACGGTCGCGGGGGGACCGAGCCGACCGTCACCGACGCCGCCGTCGTGCTCGGCTACATCGGCCCCGACACCGCGCTGGGCGGGGAACTGACGCTCGACGTCGACGCCGCCCGCGACGCACTCGAGGGACTGGCGGACGAGGCCGGCCTCGAGGACGCGCTCGAGGCCGCTCGCGGGGTCTACCGCGTGGCGAACGCGACGATGACGCGGACGATCCGGTCCGTCACCGTCGAGCGCGGGCACGACCCACGCGAGTTCGCACTCGTGGCCTTCGGCGGCGCGGGCCCGATGCACGCCGCGGCGCTGGCGGACTCGCTGTCCGTCGACCGGGTCGTCGTCCCGCGACCGAGCGGGGTCCTGTCGGCCTTCGGCCTCCTCGCGGCCGACGAGAGCTACGACGCGGCTCGGACCGTCGGAGCGGACCTCCGGGCGGCCGATCCGGCCGATCTCGAGGGCGTCTACGACGACCTCGTGGCGGACGTCCTCGCGGACGCGTCCGATCCGGACGCGGCGCGGGTCGAGCGCGCCGCCGACTGCCGGTACGCGGGCCAGAGCTTCGAGCTGACAGTAGCCGTCGACGACGAGTTCGACGCGGACGAGGTTGCGGAACGCTTCCACGACGCTCACGAGCGGGCCTACGGCTACGCGATGGACGACTCGATCGAGATCGTTACCCTCCGCGCGACGGCGACGGTTCCCGGCTCGGAGCCGACCGTCCGGTACGACGGCGCGGGCGACGACATCATCGGCACCCGGCGAGTGCACTTCGCCGACGGCGCGCGGTCGGCGACCGTCTTCGATCGGGATCGGCTCGCACCCGGCGCGACGGTGTCCGGACCGGCGATCCTCGAACAGGCCGAGAGCACGACCGTCATCCCGCCCGCGTGGACCGGCGACGTGCTCGCTGACGGCACCCTGGTACTGACTCGAGCGAGCGACACGGCGGAGGGACACCAATGA
- a CDS encoding hydantoinase B/oxoprolinase family protein, with protein sequence MTVNTDDSDDGSDESIDPVTLEVVRNQLESVAEGMGQTLIRGAYSPNIKERRDCSTALFDADGRLIAQAEHIPVHLGAMPAAVAAVRERDPNPGDVFVLNDPFTGGTHLPDVTMVSPLAPGRDGSGADDKRALDGDTEGRIGDDIVGYAVSRAHHADVGGMTPGSMPADSREIYQEGLRLPPTRLVAGGRVREEIRSLVLANVRNPRERRADLRAQRAANERAEARLESLFDEHGRETVLEGFDAVIDYSRERVEREIAALPDGTYEATDVLEGDGVTDEDIEISVAVTIDGERIDVDFSGTDDQLAGNLNAPLAVAKSAVYFVVRCLTDPEIPPNHGCYEPVEISAPEGSLLDPEPPAAVVGGNVETSQRVTDTVFTALARAAPDRVPAQGQGTMNNLTIGARDGSVTYYETIGGGFGARPDRDGMDGVQVGMTNTLNTPVEALETEYPLRVERYALREGSGGRGRYRGGEGLERSVTVETDATVSLLTERRRHAPKGVDGGEDGATGENLIDGEAVPAKTTVDVDAGTTVTVRTPGGGGHGEPDEREE encoded by the coding sequence ATGACCGTGAATACCGACGACTCGGACGACGGAAGCGACGAGAGCATCGATCCGGTCACCCTCGAGGTGGTCCGCAACCAGCTCGAGAGCGTCGCCGAAGGGATGGGACAGACCCTGATCCGGGGGGCGTACTCGCCGAACATCAAGGAACGTCGGGACTGCTCGACGGCGCTGTTCGACGCCGACGGGCGGCTGATCGCGCAGGCCGAACACATCCCGGTCCACCTCGGCGCGATGCCGGCGGCCGTCGCGGCCGTCCGGGAGCGCGACCCGAATCCGGGCGACGTGTTCGTGCTCAACGACCCCTTCACCGGCGGGACGCACCTGCCGGACGTGACGATGGTCTCGCCGCTCGCGCCCGGCCGTGACGGGAGCGGCGCGGACGACAAGCGTGCTCTCGACGGCGATACTGAGGGCCGAATCGGCGACGATATCGTCGGCTACGCCGTCTCGCGCGCCCACCACGCCGACGTGGGCGGGATGACCCCCGGCAGCATGCCGGCCGACTCGCGGGAGATCTACCAGGAGGGACTCCGGCTCCCGCCGACCCGGCTCGTCGCGGGCGGACGAGTCAGGGAGGAGATCCGCTCGCTCGTCCTCGCGAACGTGCGCAACCCCCGCGAGCGCCGCGCCGACCTCCGGGCGCAGCGGGCGGCCAACGAACGCGCCGAGGCCCGGCTCGAGTCGCTGTTCGACGAGCACGGCCGAGAGACCGTCCTCGAGGGGTTCGACGCCGTGATCGACTACTCCCGCGAGCGCGTCGAGCGCGAGATCGCGGCGCTCCCCGACGGCACCTACGAGGCGACCGACGTGCTCGAGGGCGACGGCGTGACCGACGAGGATATCGAGATCAGCGTCGCGGTGACGATCGACGGCGAGCGCATCGACGTGGACTTCTCGGGGACCGACGACCAGCTCGCGGGGAACCTGAACGCGCCGCTCGCGGTCGCGAAGAGCGCCGTCTACTTCGTCGTGCGCTGTCTCACCGACCCCGAAATTCCGCCGAACCACGGCTGCTACGAACCGGTCGAGATCAGCGCGCCCGAAGGATCGCTGCTCGACCCCGAGCCGCCCGCGGCGGTCGTCGGCGGCAACGTCGAGACCAGCCAGCGGGTCACCGACACCGTCTTCACCGCGCTCGCGCGGGCCGCACCCGACCGCGTGCCGGCGCAAGGGCAGGGCACCATGAACAACCTCACCATCGGCGCGCGGGACGGCTCCGTCACCTACTACGAGACGATCGGCGGCGGCTTCGGCGCGCGTCCGGACCGCGACGGGATGGACGGCGTCCAGGTCGGCATGACGAACACGCTCAACACGCCCGTCGAGGCCCTCGAGACCGAGTACCCGCTGCGGGTCGAGCGCTACGCGCTCCGGGAGGGCAGCGGCGGTCGCGGGCGATATCGAGGTGGGGAAGGACTCGAGCGGTCGGTCACCGTCGAGACCGACGCGACGGTGTCGCTGCTGACCGAGCGCCGACGCCACGCGCCGAAGGGGGTCGACGGCGGCGAGGACGGCGCGACCGGCGAGAACCTGATCGACGGCGAGGCGGTTCCCGCGAAGACGACCGTCGACGTCGACGCCGGGACGACCGTCACCGTGCGGACCCCCGGCGGCGGCGGGCACGGGGAGCCGGACGAGCGAGAAGAGTAG
- a CDS encoding helix-turn-helix domain-containing protein yields MPIDIDTFERETEFEGDRTQAEQVLFFLVSNEDKAFRRREIADSTGIDPNVVSAVLSRLKERDLVRHKPPYWAAGDPERVRSAIDLRRSLDTLNEQLGTEDMDAWRDAGADEQHPSQRGTDGE; encoded by the coding sequence ATGCCGATCGATATCGACACGTTCGAACGGGAAACGGAGTTCGAAGGGGACCGGACTCAGGCGGAGCAAGTACTCTTCTTTCTCGTTTCGAATGAGGATAAAGCGTTCAGGCGACGGGAAATCGCCGATTCGACGGGTATCGATCCGAACGTCGTCAGCGCGGTACTGAGCCGATTGAAGGAGAGAGATCTGGTGCGACACAAGCCACCGTACTGGGCCGCCGGTGATCCGGAACGCGTTCGGTCCGCCATCGACCTGCGTCGCAGCCTCGATACGCTCAACGAGCAACTCGGCACGGAAGATATGGACGCGTGGCGTGACGCCGGCGCTGACGAGCAGCATCCGAGCCAACGGGGGACGGACGGCGAATGA
- a CDS encoding coenzyme F420-0:L-glutamate ligase: protein MELNGVADLPEIRSGDDIAELVADRAALEPGDVLTVASTVVSKAEGRTANLEDYPVSGRAREIADRIAELADEEKDPRFAQAVLEESTELLIDAPFLLTETRFGHICVNAGIDRSNVPDHDLLLLPKRPTESAERIRAGLERRGLEDVAVVVTDTCGRPFRHGQRGVALGWAGMPASRDWRGELDRDGHELGVTVQSVVDELAAAANLITGEGAGGTPAVVVRGWEFGEHEGSDELFRSVESDFVRQSLREWRFSE, encoded by the coding sequence ATGGAACTCAACGGCGTGGCGGACCTGCCCGAGATCCGCTCCGGCGACGACATCGCCGAACTCGTCGCGGATCGGGCCGCCCTCGAGCCCGGCGACGTGCTCACCGTCGCCAGCACGGTCGTCTCGAAGGCGGAGGGCCGGACGGCGAATCTCGAGGACTACCCGGTCAGCGGCCGGGCGCGGGAGATCGCCGACCGGATCGCGGAGTTGGCCGACGAGGAGAAGGACCCGCGATTCGCGCAGGCGGTCCTCGAGGAGAGCACGGAACTGCTGATCGACGCTCCCTTTCTGCTGACCGAGACCAGGTTCGGCCACATCTGCGTCAACGCGGGGATCGACCGCTCGAACGTGCCGGATCACGACCTGTTACTCCTGCCGAAGCGACCGACCGAGAGCGCCGAGCGGATTCGAGCGGGGCTCGAGCGGCGGGGCCTCGAGGACGTCGCGGTGGTCGTCACGGACACCTGCGGCCGGCCGTTCCGACACGGCCAGCGCGGCGTCGCGCTCGGCTGGGCCGGGATGCCCGCGAGCAGGGACTGGCGGGGCGAACTCGACCGGGACGGCCACGAACTCGGCGTCACCGTCCAGTCGGTCGTCGACGAACTCGCCGCCGCCGCGAACCTCATTACTGGCGAGGGAGCAGGCGGGACGCCCGCCGTCGTCGTCCGGGGCTGGGAGTTCGGCGAGCACGAGGGGAGCGACGAGCTCTTTCGATCCGTCGAGAGCGACTTCGTTCGTCAGTCGCTTCGAGAGTGGAGGTTCAGTGAATGA
- a CDS encoding 5,10-methylenetetrahydromethanopterin reductase — MSENTDSSNDPTWGIELTPEHPPERVADLAALAEDEGFDIAFASSHYFNRDPFVVLSRMADATDEIRLGPGVVNPYETHPVKLAAQTATIDEISDGRGVFGVGAGDRSSLSNLGLERDSPLRRVLETFDLARELWDGRTVTHEGTFTARDASLNLEPPSEEIPVYVGAQGPHMLRMSAKHADGVLVNAAHPRDLEWAAGQLERGSEERPDERGEFESLAFASVSVAGDEAAAREAARPPVAFIVGGAAEPVLERHDIDRDAATAVSEALERGALPEAFDRVTPAMIDAFCIAGTTDTVADRFAAALEHVDGIVVGSPLGPDLEDAIDRASEALARANEMQRE; from the coding sequence ATGAGTGAGAACACCGACTCGAGCAACGATCCGACCTGGGGCATCGAGCTCACGCCCGAACACCCGCCCGAACGAGTGGCCGACCTGGCCGCGCTCGCGGAGGACGAGGGGTTCGACATCGCGTTCGCGAGCAGCCACTACTTCAATCGCGATCCGTTCGTGGTGCTCTCCCGGATGGCCGACGCCACCGACGAGATCCGGCTCGGGCCGGGCGTCGTCAATCCGTACGAAACGCACCCCGTGAAACTGGCCGCGCAGACGGCGACGATCGACGAGATCAGCGACGGCAGAGGCGTCTTCGGCGTCGGCGCGGGCGACCGCTCCTCCCTGTCGAACCTCGGTCTCGAGCGCGACAGCCCGCTCCGGCGCGTCCTCGAGACGTTCGATCTCGCTCGAGAGCTCTGGGACGGCCGGACGGTCACCCACGAGGGAACGTTCACCGCGCGGGACGCGTCGCTCAACCTCGAGCCGCCGTCCGAGGAGATTCCGGTCTACGTCGGCGCGCAGGGCCCGCACATGCTTCGGATGAGCGCGAAACACGCCGACGGCGTGCTGGTCAACGCCGCCCACCCGCGGGACCTCGAGTGGGCGGCGGGCCAGCTCGAGCGGGGGAGTGAGGAACGACCGGACGAGCGCGGCGAGTTCGAGTCGCTCGCGTTCGCGAGCGTCAGCGTCGCCGGCGACGAAGCCGCGGCGCGCGAGGCCGCCCGGCCGCCCGTCGCCTTCATCGTCGGCGGGGCCGCCGAGCCGGTCCTCGAGCGTCACGATATCGACCGCGACGCCGCGACCGCGGTGAGCGAGGCGCTCGAGCGGGGAGCGCTTCCCGAGGCCTTCGATCGCGTTACCCCGGCAATGATCGACGCGTTCTGTATCGCGGGAACGACTGATACGGTCGCGGACCGGTTCGCCGCGGCGCTCGAGCACGTCGACGGGATCGTCGTCGGCTCGCCGCTGGGTCCGGATCTCGAGGACGCGATCGATCGGGCGAGCGAGGCGCTCGCTCGGGCGAACGAGATGCAACGCGAGTGA
- a CDS encoding cold-shock protein: MAKGTVDFFNDTGGYGFIETDDADDDVFFHMEDVGGPDLEEGQEVEFDIEEAEKGPRATNLERV, from the coding sequence ATGGCGAAAGGTACGGTCGACTTCTTCAACGACACAGGCGGCTACGGATTCATCGAAACTGACGACGCGGACGACGACGTGTTCTTCCACATGGAAGACGTCGGCGGCCCGGACCTCGAAGAGGGGCAGGAGGTCGAGTTCGATATCGAGGAGGCCGAAAAAGGGCCACGCGCGACGAACCTCGAGCGAGTCTAA
- a CDS encoding MoxR family ATPase codes for MTDANPTVDAGTELTADGDTLRISTVERLCAAIETNVSRVIVGHDDVIEHVVTAVLGRGHVLLDDVPGVGKTMLARSIAKSVDCTFSRVQFTPDLLPTDVTGVNIFNQQTREFEFQSGPVFGNIVLGDEINRAPPKTQAALLEAMEEGQVTTDGRTRELPTPFTVIATQNAVEPNRTYDLPFAELDRFMKKLHLGYPEPEEEAELLGRTVGDHPIESLEPVTDRETLVAARETVSTVQVAEPVRAYVTRLAAYTREHAHIGVSPRGTISLLRAAQARAVTNGREYVTPDDVQAEAPVVMSHRIKTDGRDRTGDAVVEDALERVPVE; via the coding sequence ATGACTGATGCAAACCCGACAGTAGACGCAGGCACCGAGTTGACGGCCGACGGCGACACCCTCCGAATTTCGACGGTCGAACGACTGTGTGCCGCCATCGAGACGAACGTTTCGCGCGTAATCGTCGGCCACGACGATGTCATCGAGCACGTCGTTACCGCCGTCCTCGGGCGCGGACACGTCCTGCTCGACGACGTTCCCGGCGTCGGCAAGACCATGCTGGCGCGCTCGATCGCCAAATCCGTCGACTGCACGTTCAGTCGCGTCCAGTTCACGCCGGATCTCCTCCCCACCGACGTCACCGGTGTGAACATCTTCAACCAGCAGACACGCGAATTCGAGTTCCAGTCCGGCCCCGTCTTCGGAAACATCGTCCTCGGCGACGAGATCAACCGCGCACCGCCCAAGACGCAGGCCGCGCTGCTCGAGGCCATGGAGGAGGGGCAGGTCACCACCGACGGCCGGACGCGCGAGCTGCCGACGCCGTTTACCGTGATCGCGACCCAGAACGCCGTCGAACCGAATCGTACCTACGATCTGCCCTTCGCCGAACTCGACCGGTTCATGAAGAAGCTCCACCTCGGTTATCCGGAGCCCGAGGAGGAGGCGGAACTGCTCGGCCGGACCGTCGGCGACCATCCCATCGAGTCGCTCGAGCCGGTGACCGACCGCGAGACGCTCGTCGCCGCCCGCGAAACCGTCTCGACGGTGCAAGTCGCGGAGCCGGTTCGAGCGTACGTGACGCGGCTCGCGGCGTACACCCGCGAGCACGCGCACATCGGCGTCAGTCCCCGCGGGACGATCTCGTTGCTCCGGGCGGCACAGGCCCGCGCCGTCACGAACGGCCGGGAGTACGTGACTCCCGACGACGTGCAGGCCGAGGCCCCCGTCGTCATGAGCCACCGGATCAAGACGGACGGTCGCGACCGCACCGGCGACGCGGTCGTCGAGGACGCACTCGAGCGCGTTCCCGTCGAATGA